One genomic window of Bremerella sp. JC817 includes the following:
- the flgK gene encoding flagellar hook-associated protein FlgK — protein sequence MSLFSTLQQTSNALQAAQIGLQVTGNNIANVNTPDYLRQRVIYTPAPTQAVGNLRLGLGVQVTAIVQQVDQFLEERLRGSRSDLAKGEAEENTYTQLDALIGELSDTDLSTSINNFFGSINDILNQPEDLGVRNLTILRGETLAQDITRLYERVQKVQQDTDDRIRNAATDINGLLADIADLNEKITNMEGGVTKSDAVGLRDQRQQKLTALSELIGVRAVEQENGSVSVFAGGEYLVLDGIAREVYADEESSNGNNFVEVKIKDFESPIQSDTGKLAGLVNSRDHILGNFLNQLDTFAKSFAFEFNKVFSSGQGLTGYNSIDAEHFVDSDSLTEPLDQVGLPFTPENGSFQVKLLNRQTGVTETHDIFIKLNGTNEDTSLEGLRSQLDAIDGISATISLEGQLNIEADQPNVEFAFANDTSGALAALGIGTFFTGSSALDLGVNELVSTDPSKFAASKSGIGIDTDNAVELAAFADRALDSISGTSITTYYKDMVGSVAQSSAVTTGITEGFRVFKDTLEGQKLGVSGVNLDEEAVRMISYQRAFQASSRMIATLDELLEILVNL from the coding sequence ATGTCTCTATTTAGCACCTTACAACAGACCAGCAATGCCCTGCAGGCTGCCCAGATTGGGTTGCAAGTCACTGGGAACAACATTGCCAACGTCAACACTCCGGATTACCTCCGGCAGCGTGTTATCTATACGCCTGCGCCGACGCAGGCCGTAGGTAATCTACGTCTGGGCCTTGGTGTTCAAGTCACCGCCATTGTCCAGCAGGTCGACCAGTTTCTGGAAGAACGCCTGCGTGGCTCGCGAAGCGATCTGGCCAAAGGCGAAGCGGAAGAAAATACCTACACGCAGCTCGATGCCCTCATTGGCGAACTCAGCGATACCGACCTGAGTACCTCGATCAACAACTTCTTCGGCTCGATCAACGATATCCTCAACCAACCCGAAGACTTGGGTGTGCGAAACCTGACGATCCTGCGCGGCGAAACTCTCGCCCAGGACATCACCCGGCTGTACGAGCGTGTGCAAAAGGTCCAGCAAGATACCGACGATCGCATTCGCAACGCCGCTACCGATATCAATGGCTTGCTGGCCGACATCGCCGATCTGAATGAGAAGATCACGAACATGGAAGGTGGCGTCACCAAGAGTGACGCGGTCGGCCTCCGCGATCAACGCCAACAGAAGCTGACTGCTCTTTCGGAACTGATCGGGGTCCGAGCCGTCGAACAGGAAAATGGCTCGGTCTCGGTATTTGCCGGGGGTGAATACCTGGTGCTCGATGGCATTGCCCGAGAGGTCTACGCCGATGAAGAGTCCAGCAACGGCAATAACTTCGTCGAAGTCAAAATCAAAGACTTCGAGTCTCCCATCCAATCCGACACCGGCAAACTGGCTGGACTGGTCAACTCGCGTGATCATATCCTGGGGAACTTCCTGAACCAGTTGGATACGTTTGCCAAATCGTTTGCCTTCGAGTTCAACAAGGTCTTCAGCAGTGGTCAGGGCCTGACTGGTTACAACTCGATCGATGCCGAACACTTCGTCGATTCCGACTCACTGACCGAACCACTCGATCAGGTCGGCTTGCCGTTCACGCCTGAGAACGGCTCGTTTCAGGTCAAGCTCCTGAATCGCCAGACCGGCGTGACCGAGACGCACGACATCTTCATCAAGCTAAATGGCACGAATGAAGATACGTCGCTGGAAGGCTTACGGTCGCAGCTCGACGCGATCGACGGCATCTCGGCCACGATCAGCCTGGAAGGGCAATTAAATATCGAAGCGGATCAACCCAACGTCGAGTTCGCCTTTGCGAATGATACCAGCGGCGCCTTGGCAGCCCTGGGGATTGGTACCTTTTTCACCGGTAGTTCGGCCCTCGATCTGGGTGTGAACGAGCTGGTCAGCACCGATCCCTCGAAGTTCGCGGCGAGTAAATCGGGGATCGGGATCGATACTGACAACGCGGTTGAACTTGCGGCGTTCGCCGATCGTGCCCTCGATTCGATCAGCGGCACTTCGATTACGACTTATTACAAAGACATGGTTGGGAGCGTGGCCCAATCGTCCGCTGTGACCACGGGGATCACAGAAGGTTTCCGCGTGTTCAAAGACACGCTGGAAGGGCAGAAGCTGGGCGTCAGTGGTGTGAACCTGGATGAAGAAGCGGTCCGCATGATCTCGTATCAGCGGGCCTTCCAGGCATCGTCACGAATGATTGCCACGCTCGACGAACTGTTAGAGATTCTGGTCAACCTGTAA
- the fliW gene encoding flagellar assembly protein FliW, with protein MEIQTTRFGKLNIHDDEVIVFSAGLIGFDNHTKWAILADERNESVGWLQSLEDPSLAFAVVSPRRYIPSYKVRISPEQATSLKIDAGMETFVLVIVSREEDFVTVNLRAPLLINLSLQLGRQVITTDEQPLRHVIATETIPLRRSA; from the coding sequence ATGGAGATCCAAACCACCCGCTTCGGCAAGCTCAACATTCACGATGACGAAGTGATCGTGTTCTCGGCTGGATTGATCGGATTCGACAATCACACCAAATGGGCCATTCTGGCGGACGAACGGAACGAATCGGTGGGCTGGCTCCAGTCGCTGGAAGACCCCAGCCTGGCGTTCGCAGTAGTTAGCCCGCGTCGCTATATTCCGTCTTACAAGGTGCGAATCAGCCCTGAGCAGGCGACTTCTTTGAAGATTGACGCCGGAATGGAGACCTTTGTGCTGGTGATCGTCAGCCGCGAAGAGGACTTCGTGACCGTGAACCTGCGTGCTCCATTGCTGATCAATCTTTCCCTTCAATTGGGGCGTCAGGTCATTACGACCGACGAACAGCCTCTGCGGCATGTCATTGCGACTGAAACAATCCCTCTGCGTCGCAGTGCTTGA
- the csrA gene encoding carbon storage regulator CsrA, translated as MLVLSRHRDESIMIGDNIVITIVDIRGDKVRLGIAAPQDIPVHRQEVYEAIKRENMQASGMQPEDTAMMKKGRK; from the coding sequence ATGCTGGTACTCTCGAGGCACCGTGACGAAAGCATCATGATCGGCGACAACATTGTCATCACGATTGTGGACATTCGTGGAGACAAGGTTCGCTTGGGCATTGCCGCCCCTCAAGACATTCCGGTCCATCGACAGGAAGTCTATGAAGCGATCAAACGCGAAAACATGCAGGCCTCTGGCATGCAGCCGGAAGACACGGCCATGATGAAGAAGGGTCGCAAATAG
- a CDS encoding flagellin produces MTRINTNVSSLVAQNTLARSNNDLQTALGRLSTGLRINRGKDDPAGLIASEALRSDIISVEKAITNSERANQLIATADSALGQVSQLLNDIRGLTSEAANTGALSEDQIAANQLQIDSSLEAIDRIAQITSFQGKRLLDGNLDFITDNVDNSAIEGLRIDQANFGSFSAIGVEVNVVKQATRGQLNYNFGAIAEDLVLQIGGGNGTEAFNFAKGSTIEEVASAVNLVSDATGVEAVVETAATKGTIVASSFGENNDVLLTANDAGFDAGDVRVKYVKGTSSTTSATYTEAVGDDPAKIEVALGVRDYEAATVTVDDAGTDNDFTITANIKGADFNGIQVIFANDGAAGAETVDFDEDAGTLTIHKAATSTAAQLVTAINNTAVNDQVSELFTAALVETTGGTGAGAVASAGAAGTFAGGVDGGDVIATANDVVTAINNATGNNKVTASLEAGNNGYGVVSEFSDFAYSGVAEQNNRLQFLAPNEAPNIRFVSNPGTGLSIDTTTDPRVEGLSSATLQSDDANASFTVSAKLKGSDYDDYTISFVDDTDLAGGGDEYVVLDKENKTLKLYINDGTSTAQDVVDALNNDTYASDYFGAKNFGSSTGAGVVTIANFEASVDTSGGVVSEGTLIVNLETDENGIIKTTADDLIAFFDDPSQFISDSTEATNTLNYLTDRGISVTNSGGSDGSGVLAVSTEDITFGTSGTQLEDAQAAGTTFSVNGQTAQLTFTAINGGEEFDNVKVQFVADGTVTAGTDERAEYDAANKTLTFFIDEGATTAQNIADIFNSADPNYDADIAGLFTGAIVSGGGGVVTVDDTATLTGGVVDNGSTDGAALQGNSDLENTGLTFRATRFGSDSFVSVKALSGTFNLTDIDGNATDRSEGQDVNVRINGIQAIGDGLKASINTSSLDLSFSVNSEVSDSSTYNFQISGGGALFQLGPDVVSNQQARLGIQSVSTATLGGVSGRLFELRSGGNKSLTADVGGAAKIVDETISVITQLRGRLGAFQKTTLESNIYTLNDTLANLTEAESSIRDADFAAESAKLTRSQILVQSGTSVLGIANQNPQNVLSLLR; encoded by the coding sequence ATGACCCGAATCAATACTAACGTCAGCTCACTTGTTGCCCAGAATACCTTGGCGCGGTCGAATAACGACTTGCAAACCGCACTGGGTCGACTGAGCACCGGTCTGCGGATTAACCGCGGTAAAGACGATCCAGCAGGTTTGATCGCCAGTGAAGCTCTGCGAAGCGACATCATCAGTGTGGAAAAGGCGATCACGAACAGTGAACGTGCCAACCAGCTGATTGCTACCGCCGACAGCGCTTTGGGCCAGGTCAGCCAGCTGTTGAACGACATCCGTGGTTTGACTTCAGAAGCCGCAAATACGGGTGCTCTGAGCGAAGACCAGATCGCAGCTAACCAGTTGCAGATCGACTCGTCGCTGGAAGCCATCGACCGTATCGCTCAAATCACTTCGTTCCAGGGCAAGCGTCTGCTGGACGGCAACCTGGACTTCATCACCGACAACGTCGACAACTCGGCGATTGAAGGTCTGCGAATCGATCAAGCCAACTTTGGTTCGTTTAGCGCGATCGGCGTCGAGGTCAACGTCGTCAAGCAAGCGACCCGTGGTCAGCTCAACTACAACTTCGGTGCCATCGCTGAAGATCTCGTGCTGCAAATCGGCGGCGGCAACGGTACGGAAGCATTCAACTTCGCCAAGGGTTCGACCATCGAAGAAGTCGCTTCGGCCGTCAACCTGGTCTCGGACGCCACCGGTGTGGAAGCTGTTGTCGAAACCGCTGCTACCAAGGGTACCATCGTTGCTTCGAGCTTCGGCGAGAACAACGACGTCCTGCTTACCGCTAACGACGCTGGCTTCGATGCTGGCGACGTCCGCGTGAAGTACGTCAAGGGCACCAGCTCGACCACCAGTGCAACCTACACCGAAGCTGTCGGTGACGATCCTGCCAAGATCGAAGTTGCTCTGGGTGTTCGTGACTACGAAGCCGCAACCGTTACCGTCGACGACGCCGGTACGGACAACGACTTCACCATCACGGCCAACATCAAGGGTGCTGACTTCAACGGCATCCAGGTTATCTTCGCGAACGACGGTGCCGCTGGTGCGGAAACGGTCGACTTCGACGAAGACGCTGGTACGCTGACGATCCACAAGGCAGCTACCTCGACCGCTGCTCAGCTGGTCACCGCCATCAACAACACTGCCGTCAACGATCAGGTCTCGGAACTGTTCACCGCAGCTCTGGTGGAAACGACTGGTGGTACGGGTGCTGGTGCGGTTGCCTCGGCTGGTGCTGCTGGCACGTTCGCGGGTGGTGTTGACGGTGGCGACGTGATCGCAACGGCCAACGACGTTGTCACGGCCATCAACAATGCCACGGGCAATAACAAAGTCACCGCTTCGCTCGAAGCTGGCAACAACGGCTACGGTGTCGTTTCGGAATTCAGCGACTTCGCCTACTCGGGTGTTGCTGAACAGAACAACCGTCTGCAGTTCCTGGCACCAAATGAAGCTCCAAATATTCGCTTCGTCTCGAACCCAGGCACCGGCCTGAGCATCGACACGACCACCGACCCACGCGTCGAAGGCCTGTCGTCGGCTACGCTGCAGAGCGACGATGCCAACGCATCGTTCACCGTTTCGGCCAAGCTGAAGGGTAGCGACTACGACGACTACACCATCTCGTTTGTCGACGATACCGACCTGGCTGGTGGCGGCGACGAGTACGTGGTCCTCGACAAAGAAAACAAGACCCTGAAGTTGTACATCAACGATGGTACTTCGACGGCTCAGGACGTTGTGGATGCACTCAACAACGACACCTACGCCAGCGATTACTTCGGTGCTAAAAACTTCGGTTCCAGCACCGGTGCCGGCGTGGTCACGATCGCCAACTTTGAAGCATCGGTCGATACGTCGGGCGGTGTTGTCTCGGAAGGCACTCTGATTGTCAATCTGGAAACGGACGAAAACGGTATCATCAAGACTACCGCTGACGACCTGATCGCCTTCTTTGATGATCCTAGCCAGTTTATCAGCGACTCGACCGAAGCGACGAACACGCTGAACTACCTGACCGATCGTGGCATCAGCGTTACCAACTCCGGTGGAAGCGATGGCTCGGGCGTCCTGGCTGTTTCGACCGAAGACATCACCTTCGGCACCAGCGGTACTCAGCTGGAAGACGCTCAGGCAGCTGGCACGACCTTCTCGGTCAATGGCCAGACCGCTCAGCTCACCTTCACCGCGATCAACGGTGGTGAAGAGTTCGACAATGTTAAGGTGCAATTCGTCGCCGATGGTACGGTCACCGCAGGTACGGATGAACGTGCCGAATACGATGCCGCCAACAAGACGCTGACCTTCTTCATCGATGAAGGTGCAACGACCGCTCAGAACATCGCCGACATCTTCAACTCGGCCGACCCCAACTACGACGCAGACATCGCCGGGTTGTTTACCGGTGCTATTGTCTCGGGTGGTGGTGGCGTGGTCACCGTTGACGATACGGCTACCCTGACCGGTGGTGTGGTCGACAACGGCAGCACCGACGGTGCCGCTCTGCAAGGCAACTCGGACCTGGAAAACACGGGCCTCACCTTCCGTGCGACCCGCTTCGGTTCGGACAGCTTTGTCAGCGTGAAGGCTCTCAGCGGTACGTTCAACCTGACCGACATCGATGGCAACGCCACCGATCGCTCGGAAGGCCAGGACGTCAATGTCCGTATCAACGGTATCCAGGCAATCGGCGATGGTCTGAAGGCCTCGATCAACACCTCGTCGCTCGACTTGAGCTTCTCGGTGAACTCGGAAGTCTCGGACAGCTCGACCTATAACTTCCAGATCTCTGGTGGTGGTGCGTTGTTCCAACTCGGTCCAGACGTGGTCAGCAACCAGCAGGCTCGCCTCGGTATTCAGAGCGTCAGCACGGCGACTCTGGGTGGCGTCAGCGGCCGCTTGTTCGAGCTGCGTTCCGGTGGTAACAAGAGCCTGACTGCCGACGTTGGTGGTGCCGCGAAGATCGTTGACGAAACGATCTCGGTCATCACGCAACTTCGCGGTCGACTGGGTGCCTTCCAGAAGACGACTCTGGAATCGAACATCTACACCTTGAATGACACGCTGGCCAATCTGACCGAAGCAGAAAGCTCGATTCGTGACGCGGACTTCGCCGCGGAATCGGCCAAGCTGACTCGCTCGCAGATTCTGGTCCAGTCGGGTACCTCGGTGTTGGGTATCGCCAACCAGAACCCGCAAAATGTTCTGAGTCTCCTCCGATAA
- the fliD gene encoding flagellar filament capping protein FliD: MVGIQATNGLITGIPITETVKQLIEVEAQPRDLLVSRTELINDEASAIAELTASVLSFQFTAKKFQASSLFNTTKATSANTTFLSTTVTGTPKAGNYQFTPIRTAQSQQLLSSGVASLTQALTPGKFEISHGPKLDDGLSLDALNGGQGVQRGKVRITDRSGSSAAIDLSYAQTIDDVLDAINSNDDIQVTASVDGDRIKLTDTSGQTTSNLIVQGVGSGSTATDLGLAGINTASDSATGNDILRLHTNTQLSQLNDGNGISSNRNGADLSVSLKDGTTLEIDLGSAAAPEDFATTSLTPSDSRLNFTSVQSGSEYDGVQIIFEDNASVTKGNESVVFDGSGKTLTFQIEVGKTTASDIISALANDPTASQYFTASTVNSGTGSGIIDPAKDGVTTSATTANAAATTTSVDPNAAITLTAATAGGDYDDVTIVFVDDAGVTAGSETVVYDDSDPGNKTLTIHIDAGNSTGTNVIDAINNDPTVSALFSASNGSGSDGSGLVDVTDTGVTSGGVLQSSATTSNDSANAQVNLTAKVKGADYDGYTLSYVADGAVTQGSEVVEFDQEAKTITVRIAEGATTAQDVVAALNGNTSVAAYFTAGKPASATGDRIVNATATGTTTKGAASEESEPQTLGDLIDAINAADPSKLRAQLSADGDHIELLDLSTDNGGTFSVSSINDSSTAEDLGLTGSASGSTITSRRLQAGLKTTLLTSLGGGNGLGTLGSISITDRSGASASVDLSGAETVEDILELINGSGLAVEASLNPAGNGISITDNSGAFASNFVIQSADATNTADLLGIEHDSSELTTNSGSLHRQFVNENTKLDDLKGGSGIERGKFLVKNSTGNTRLFDLTNTENIQTIGDVIDLINSELTLNVEARINDNGDGIVLIDKSTGSGKLTVTEGGSTKTAEGLGLLGTGVEKEIDGVNRYVLEGSEVTTIEIETGDTLEDLIDKINDADVGISATSLNTGSGATPYRLSLVSTKSGEKGRVILDSSDSQFSFEEIVEAQDALLLFGSTSNASAGILTSSSSNRFTGVLDGVTLTVNQASTTAVNVNVAVSDEPLVKAAQEFVDQYNALRSKLDEHTFFNESDNSTGVLFGSNEALRIDTELGNLITSRFAGLGKFQSLEQLGFEFNDTGKLSFNSTKLKSAFEQDPDAVENFFLKETTGFAKKVFDLTETFAGAGRSLLVSRAQTLQARADVNTDRIKAMTERLERRSKQLLEQFYNLETTIGKLQSNLTAINGISYISPDGT; the protein is encoded by the coding sequence ATGGTTGGCATTCAGGCAACAAACGGTCTCATTACCGGTATTCCGATTACGGAAACGGTGAAACAATTAATCGAGGTCGAAGCCCAACCGCGAGATCTGCTGGTTTCGCGAACCGAATTGATCAACGACGAAGCTAGCGCCATCGCGGAACTGACCGCTTCGGTTTTAAGCTTCCAGTTCACTGCGAAAAAATTTCAAGCTAGCTCTCTATTCAATACCACCAAGGCGACCAGTGCGAACACGACGTTCTTGTCGACCACGGTTACCGGTACCCCCAAAGCTGGCAACTACCAATTCACTCCGATTCGAACTGCCCAGTCGCAGCAGCTTTTAAGCTCCGGCGTCGCCTCGCTCACGCAAGCATTGACACCAGGCAAGTTCGAAATCAGTCACGGACCGAAACTTGACGACGGCCTTTCACTCGACGCCTTGAATGGCGGCCAAGGGGTTCAACGCGGCAAGGTTCGTATCACCGACCGCAGTGGTTCGAGCGCTGCGATCGATTTAAGCTATGCGCAAACGATCGACGACGTTTTGGATGCCATCAACAGCAACGACGACATCCAGGTCACCGCTTCGGTCGATGGCGACCGCATCAAGCTGACCGACACTTCGGGCCAGACAACATCAAACCTGATTGTCCAAGGCGTTGGCAGCGGAAGCACGGCGACGGATCTTGGCCTCGCCGGCATCAATACGGCCTCCGATTCGGCAACTGGCAACGACATCCTGCGTCTGCACACCAACACGCAGCTTTCGCAGCTCAACGATGGCAATGGCATCAGCAGCAATCGCAACGGCGCAGACCTGTCCGTCTCGCTGAAGGATGGCACAACGCTCGAAATCGATCTTGGCAGTGCGGCCGCTCCGGAAGATTTCGCCACCACCTCGCTGACCCCCAGTGATTCCCGGCTCAATTTCACTTCCGTTCAAAGCGGTAGCGAATATGACGGCGTGCAGATTATCTTTGAAGATAATGCCTCAGTTACCAAGGGCAACGAGAGCGTCGTCTTCGATGGTTCCGGCAAGACGCTGACCTTCCAGATCGAAGTCGGCAAGACGACGGCGTCCGACATTATCAGTGCCCTGGCAAACGATCCGACCGCCAGTCAATACTTCACCGCCAGTACGGTAAACAGCGGTACCGGCAGTGGCATCATCGATCCTGCCAAAGATGGCGTGACCACATCGGCCACCACTGCCAATGCTGCCGCGACGACGACCTCGGTCGATCCGAACGCCGCGATCACGCTGACCGCCGCGACTGCTGGCGGCGACTATGACGACGTGACGATCGTCTTCGTGGATGACGCTGGCGTGACGGCTGGTTCGGAAACGGTGGTCTACGACGACTCCGATCCAGGCAACAAGACGCTGACCATTCACATCGACGCCGGCAACAGCACCGGCACGAATGTGATCGACGCGATCAACAACGACCCAACGGTCAGTGCGCTGTTCTCGGCCTCGAATGGCTCTGGCAGCGACGGAAGCGGCCTGGTCGATGTCACCGACACCGGCGTCACCTCGGGCGGCGTGCTGCAGTCATCGGCAACGACTTCCAACGATTCGGCCAACGCCCAGGTCAACCTGACCGCCAAAGTGAAGGGCGCCGACTACGACGGCTATACCTTGAGTTACGTTGCCGACGGAGCCGTGACTCAGGGCAGCGAAGTCGTTGAGTTCGACCAGGAAGCCAAAACCATCACGGTCCGCATCGCGGAAGGTGCCACCACGGCTCAAGATGTCGTGGCTGCCTTGAATGGCAACACTTCGGTGGCTGCCTACTTCACCGCCGGCAAACCGGCCAGTGCCACCGGCGACCGGATCGTGAACGCGACCGCCACTGGCACGACGACAAAAGGGGCTGCTTCCGAAGAGTCGGAGCCGCAGACGTTGGGTGACTTGATCGACGCCATCAACGCCGCGGATCCTTCCAAGCTGCGGGCTCAACTAAGTGCCGATGGCGATCACATTGAGCTGCTCGATCTCAGTACCGACAACGGCGGCACCTTCTCGGTTAGTAGCATTAACGACAGCTCGACCGCCGAAGACCTTGGCCTGACCGGTTCGGCATCGGGAAGCACCATCACCAGCCGTCGCCTGCAAGCTGGCCTGAAGACAACGCTGCTCACCTCGCTGGGTGGCGGCAATGGCCTGGGAACGCTCGGCTCCATTTCGATCACCGACCGTAGCGGAGCTTCGGCCAGTGTCGATCTCTCAGGTGCGGAAACGGTGGAAGACATCCTGGAGCTGATCAATGGTTCCGGTCTCGCGGTCGAGGCATCGCTGAACCCGGCTGGCAACGGGATCTCGATCACCGATAACAGTGGTGCGTTCGCCAGTAACTTTGTCATCCAAAGTGCCGACGCAACGAATACGGCCGACCTGCTGGGGATCGAACACGATTCGTCGGAGCTGACAACGAACTCGGGCAGCCTACACCGTCAGTTCGTCAACGAGAACACGAAGCTCGACGACCTGAAGGGTGGCAGCGGCATCGAACGGGGCAAGTTCCTGGTGAAAAACAGCACCGGCAACACTCGTCTGTTCGACCTGACCAATACCGAGAACATTCAAACCATCGGCGACGTGATCGACCTGATCAACTCGGAACTGACGCTCAACGTTGAAGCTCGCATCAACGACAATGGCGACGGGATCGTGCTGATCGACAAGTCGACTGGTTCTGGCAAGCTGACGGTTACCGAAGGTGGTTCGACCAAGACCGCCGAAGGACTCGGCTTGCTGGGGACTGGCGTCGAGAAAGAGATCGACGGCGTCAATCGCTACGTTCTGGAAGGCTCGGAAGTCACGACCATTGAAATCGAGACGGGCGACACGCTGGAAGACTTGATCGATAAGATCAACGACGCCGACGTCGGCATTTCGGCTACCTCCTTGAATACCGGAAGTGGTGCGACTCCGTATCGCTTATCGCTGGTGAGTACCAAATCTGGTGAGAAAGGCCGTGTGATCCTCGATTCGAGCGATTCGCAGTTCTCGTTCGAGGAAATCGTCGAAGCCCAGGACGCACTGCTGCTGTTTGGTTCGACGAGCAATGCTTCGGCCGGTATTTTGACCTCTTCCAGCTCAAACCGCTTTACCGGCGTGTTGGACGGAGTGACGCTGACCGTTAACCAGGCCAGCACCACCGCGGTGAACGTGAACGTGGCGGTCTCGGACGAACCGCTAGTGAAGGCGGCTCAAGAATTCGTCGATCAATACAACGCCCTCCGTTCCAAGCTGGACGAGCACACGTTCTTCAACGAATCGGACAACAGCACCGGCGTGCTTTTCGGTTCGAATGAAGCGCTCCGTATCGATACCGAACTAGGCAACCTGATTACCTCCCGCTTCGCCGGTCTCGGTAAATTCCAGTCGCTAGAACAACTCGGCTTCGAGTTCAACGACACCGGCAAACTGAGTTTTAACTCGACGAAGCTGAAATCGGCGTTCGAGCAAGATCCTGACGCCGTCGAGAACTTCTTCCTGAAAGAAACGACTGGGTTTGCGAAGAAGGTCTTCGATCTGACTGAAACCTTCGCAGGTGCAGGGCGTTCGCTGCTGGTGAGTCGAGCCCAAACATTGCAAGCGCGAGCCGACGTCAACACCGATCGAATTAAGGCGATGACCGAGCGACTCGAACGTCGCTCGAAGCAATTGCTTGAGCAGTTCTATAACCTCGAAACCACGATTGGTAAGCTGCAAAGCAACTTAACTGCCATCAACGGCATCTCTTATATCTCGCCGGATGGAACGTAA
- a CDS encoding flagellar export chaperone FliS — MSFHSESTDGYLETEVLTATPQKLQLMMINGAIRFAYQAQQLHEQKEPEEAWDRLTRCREIIAQILCNMKPDGSELLRSVAGIYLFLFQELSDLHAANDYSRLEGVLRVLNEERETWEELCRIMPDAPERPSEAEREITSSDAEEIMSSLDVNEEDTPTRSRSSYGYDSGSDYYSGGGSGISFDA, encoded by the coding sequence ATGAGCTTTCACAGCGAATCGACCGACGGCTATCTTGAAACCGAAGTCCTCACGGCAACTCCTCAAAAACTGCAACTAATGATGATCAACGGAGCGATCCGTTTCGCTTATCAAGCGCAGCAGTTGCACGAGCAGAAGGAACCGGAAGAGGCTTGGGATCGACTGACCCGTTGTCGCGAGATCATTGCTCAGATTCTCTGCAACATGAAGCCTGACGGCAGCGAACTGCTGCGAAGCGTGGCGGGCATCTATTTGTTCCTGTTCCAGGAACTGAGCGACTTGCATGCGGCCAACGACTATTCGCGTCTGGAAGGGGTTTTGCGTGTTCTGAACGAAGAACGCGAGACCTGGGAAGAGCTTTGCCGCATCATGCCTGACGCTCCAGAGCGTCCGAGCGAGGCCGAACGAGAAATAACCTCGTCCGATGCGGAAGAGATTATGAGCTCGCTCGATGTGAATGAAGAGGACACGCCAACGCGTTCACGAAGCTCTTATGGTTACGATTCTGGCTCCGATTACTACTCTGGTGGTGGTAGCGGTATTTCGTTCGACGCCTAA
- a CDS encoding MqnA/MqnD/SBP family protein, with protein MAEKQLIRVGHSPDPDDAFMFYAMACDKIDTGKYRFEHELVDIETLNRRAFSGELELTAISIHAYAHLHDKYAICACGASMGDNYGPMVIAKQQFTQDELKTKTIAVPGTLTSAFLALRMYLGQEFEHVVVPFDEIIDVTEAGEYQGKQIDAGLIIHEGQLTYERQDCQLIVDLGVWWHDRTDGLPLPLGANGIRKDLGPEVIKDVTRLLKESIVYGLEHRQPALEYALQFGRGLDNQLADKFVGMYVNDWTIDFGDKGRESVTRFLKEGYELGAIPELITPEFVDG; from the coding sequence TTGGCCGAGAAACAACTGATCCGCGTCGGGCACAGCCCCGATCCGGACGACGCCTTCATGTTCTACGCAATGGCCTGCGACAAGATCGATACCGGCAAGTACCGGTTCGAGCATGAACTGGTCGATATCGAGACCCTCAATCGCCGTGCGTTCTCAGGCGAACTGGAACTGACCGCGATCAGCATCCATGCCTATGCTCACCTGCACGACAAGTACGCCATCTGCGCTTGTGGTGCCAGCATGGGGGACAACTATGGCCCCATGGTGATCGCCAAGCAGCAGTTCACTCAGGACGAACTGAAGACCAAGACGATCGCCGTTCCTGGCACGCTGACCTCGGCGTTCCTGGCCTTGCGGATGTACCTCGGCCAAGAGTTCGAGCACGTCGTCGTTCCTTTCGACGAAATCATCGACGTCACCGAAGCTGGCGAGTACCAAGGCAAGCAGATCGACGCCGGTCTGATCATCCACGAAGGTCAGTTGACCTACGAACGCCAAGACTGCCAGCTAATCGTCGACCTGGGCGTCTGGTGGCACGATCGTACCGATGGTCTGCCATTGCCGCTGGGTGCCAACGGTATCCGCAAGGATCTCGGTCCTGAAGTGATCAAAGATGTCACGCGTCTGCTGAAGGAAAGTATCGTTTACGGTCTGGAACATCGTCAGCCAGCCCTCGAATATGCTTTGCAGTTCGGTCGCGGTCTCGACAACCAGTTGGCCGACAAGTTTGTTGGCATGTACGTTAACGATTGGACGATCGACTTCGGCGACAAGGGGCGTGAATCGGTCACCCGCTTCCTGAAGGAAGGCTATGAACTGGGTGCTATTCCGGAATTGATCACGCCAGAGTTCGTCGACGGCTAA